One window of the Acidobacteriota bacterium genome contains the following:
- a CDS encoding aldehyde dehydrogenase family protein: protein MSTAVRELPATSSFPDMIAQVRASFSARVTRPLAWRREQLKRLEGLIEENTSELNDALRQDLGKCGSESWVTDLGLVRSAARSARKKLTRWSAPERVSNPVGLMPAKSFVMREPLGVILIIAPWNYPVQLTLMPLVAALAAGNCVVIKPSEISAHTSKVLARLIPLYLDSKCVTIMEGGAAETNALLRERFDHIFYTGNATIGRIVMEAASRHLTPVTLELGGKSSCIIDESAEIRTAANRTAFGKFLNAGQTCIAPDYVLVHESREQALLDALAATIRKFFGPDPKSSTDYGRIVNERHFDRLQKLMEGGQVVVGGESDRDSRYIAPTVLCNVNPDSPVMREEIFGPILPVISVPDISAAVKFVNARPKSLALYLFCRSRQVENFVLHNTSSGGVCVNTTLLHHKNDELPFGGVGESGMGSYHGRFGFETFSHKRGVVRKSIRPEIPVAYPPYTKLKDFLLRWLV, encoded by the coding sequence ATGAGCACAGCCGTTCGTGAACTCCCGGCGACGTCAAGTTTTCCCGACATGATCGCGCAGGTGCGTGCAAGCTTCTCGGCGCGTGTTACGCGTCCTCTGGCATGGAGACGGGAGCAACTCAAGCGCCTCGAAGGGCTGATCGAAGAAAACACCTCGGAACTAAATGACGCTCTCCGTCAAGACCTCGGCAAGTGCGGCTCCGAGTCCTGGGTCACAGATCTGGGTCTTGTCCGCTCTGCTGCGCGATCGGCAAGGAAAAAGCTCACGCGGTGGAGTGCTCCGGAGCGAGTCAGCAACCCGGTCGGATTGATGCCGGCTAAGTCGTTTGTCATGCGCGAGCCGCTCGGCGTTATTCTGATCATCGCGCCCTGGAATTATCCCGTTCAGCTCACGCTGATGCCACTCGTGGCAGCCCTCGCGGCTGGCAACTGCGTGGTCATCAAGCCATCGGAGATAAGCGCTCATACCTCGAAGGTTCTTGCTCGACTCATTCCTCTCTACTTGGACTCGAAGTGCGTAACCATTATGGAAGGAGGCGCAGCGGAGACCAATGCCTTGCTGCGCGAGCGTTTCGATCACATCTTTTACACCGGGAACGCAACGATTGGAAGGATCGTAATGGAAGCGGCCTCCCGCCATCTGACGCCGGTCACTCTGGAACTTGGCGGCAAGAGTTCATGCATCATTGACGAGTCCGCGGAGATTAGGACTGCAGCAAACAGAACCGCCTTTGGCAAGTTTCTCAATGCCGGACAAACCTGCATCGCTCCCGATTACGTGCTGGTACACGAATCTCGTGAGCAGGCACTGCTAGATGCTTTGGCGGCCACGATCAGAAAGTTCTTTGGACCGGATCCGAAGTCCAGCACGGATTATGGACGCATCGTGAATGAGCGGCACTTCGACCGCTTGCAAAAACTGATGGAAGGCGGCCAAGTTGTAGTCGGAGGAGAGTCGGACCGCGATTCCCGCTACATTGCTCCGACGGTACTTTGCAATGTCAATCCAGATTCGCCAGTGATGAGAGAAGAGATCTTCGGCCCAATCCTGCCTGTCATCTCAGTTCCCGACATTAGTGCCGCAGTCAAATTCGTCAATGCCCGCCCAAAATCGCTGGCTCTGTACTTGTTTTGCCGATCGCGGCAGGTGGAAAACTTTGTTCTGCACAACACAAGCTCAGGCGGAGTTTGCGTCAACACGACTCTGCTGCACCACAAGAATGACGAGCTCCCGTTCGGCGGCGTCGGCGAAAGCGGAATGGGCAGCTACCACGGCCGCTTCGGCTTCGAGACCTTCAGCCACAAACGCGGCGTAGTAAGAAAGTCAATCCGACCTGAAATTCCCGTAGCTTACCCGCCATACACAAAGTTGAAGGATTTCCTTCTGCGCTGGCTCGTATAA
- a CDS encoding peptidase C69 has translation MKQVANWALDTASKRGASYCDARIVSDRQRALATKNGKIGHAADSESLGIGIRVLVNKAWGFASTDDLSRESVGTTAARAVEIARASARVQQHPIQLAPENSVVAEWTTPCKIDPFTTSVEQNLALLMDCDKELRSVQGVTLAEAQMSLRRYEQWFYSSEGSDIHQTRFVTGVGYDAFAFAGTEIQKRSYPNSFGGQYQNKGYELIDELRLVENAKRTGEEAVALHQAAQCPEGKFTVILGSSQLGLQIHESVGHPIELDRVLGMEANFAGTSFLTIDKLRNLRYGSPIVNVVADATEHHGPGLGTFAYDDEGVPAQLNPIIRAGEFTGYLSSRETAHSIGEQRSNGTMRAEGWNRIPLIRMTNVSILPGEKPFTLDQLIADTDDGIYMETNRSWSIDDKRYNFQFGCEIGWEIKNGKLGRMFKNPSYSGITTEFWNSMDAICSRDEWRLWGTPNCGKGQPMQTMGTGHGAAPARFRNIAVGSAYRGT, from the coding sequence ATGAAGCAGGTAGCGAACTGGGCGCTAGATACTGCGTCAAAGCGCGGGGCCTCGTATTGCGACGCACGCATTGTGAGCGATCGTCAACGAGCACTCGCGACGAAAAACGGAAAGATCGGTCACGCCGCCGATTCCGAGTCGCTCGGAATTGGCATCCGCGTACTCGTCAACAAGGCGTGGGGATTTGCTTCTACTGACGATCTATCACGCGAGTCTGTCGGGACCACCGCGGCGCGAGCTGTGGAAATCGCGCGCGCCTCGGCGCGCGTGCAGCAGCACCCGATTCAGCTTGCTCCTGAAAACTCCGTAGTCGCTGAATGGACTACTCCCTGCAAAATTGATCCCTTCACCACATCAGTCGAGCAAAACCTCGCCCTCCTCATGGACTGCGACAAGGAACTCCGCTCCGTGCAGGGAGTAACGCTGGCGGAGGCGCAGATGAGCCTGCGCCGCTACGAGCAATGGTTTTATTCGAGCGAAGGATCCGACATTCATCAGACGCGCTTCGTCACCGGCGTAGGCTACGACGCCTTCGCATTCGCCGGCACTGAAATTCAAAAGAGGTCATATCCGAACTCCTTCGGCGGCCAATATCAGAACAAAGGCTACGAATTGATCGACGAGCTGCGCCTGGTCGAGAACGCCAAACGCACCGGCGAAGAAGCGGTGGCGCTGCACCAGGCGGCGCAATGTCCCGAAGGAAAGTTCACCGTGATCCTCGGCTCCTCGCAGCTTGGCTTGCAGATCCACGAATCTGTTGGACATCCCATCGAGCTCGATCGCGTTCTCGGCATGGAGGCCAACTTTGCCGGGACGTCGTTCCTCACGATCGATAAGTTGCGCAACCTGCGCTACGGTAGCCCGATTGTGAATGTAGTAGCCGACGCAACCGAGCATCATGGTCCCGGATTGGGAACGTTCGCCTATGACGATGAAGGCGTACCCGCGCAATTGAACCCGATCATCCGAGCCGGGGAATTTACCGGATATCTTTCGTCTCGCGAAACCGCGCACAGCATCGGCGAGCAGCGCTCGAACGGAACCATGCGCGCGGAAGGTTGGAATCGCATTCCACTAATTCGTATGACCAATGTCAGCATCCTTCCCGGGGAAAAACCGTTCACCCTCGATCAACTGATCGCCGATACGGACGATGGCATTTACATGGAGACGAACCGCTCCTGGTCGATCGACGACAAGCGCTACAATTTCCAATTCGGCTGCGAGATCGGATGGGAGATCAAGAACGGCAAGCTAGGCCGTATGTTCAAGAATCCTTCGTATTCCGGCATCACCACCGAATTCTGGAACTCGATGGACGCCATCTGCTCCCGCGACGAATGGCGCCTCTGGGGCACTCCGAATTGTGGCAAGGGACAGCCGATGCAAACCATGGGCACCGGACACGGCGCGGCGCCTGCACGTTTTCGTAACATAGCTGTCGGCAGCGCCTATAGAGGCACGTGA
- a CDS encoding PilZ domain-containing protein, with translation MNHSYAKGEPVDELRSSVRFPLKLPVQVRAEQSGVSGQTEDISAGGVLFYMDAAMDIGSSIEFTISMPASVLGTATDVIVKCTGRVVRCSKQGDRTAVAAVIDEYHFDRAQ, from the coding sequence GTGAACCACAGCTACGCTAAGGGAGAGCCCGTGGACGAGTTAAGAAGTTCAGTTCGGTTCCCGCTAAAGCTTCCTGTCCAAGTTCGCGCTGAGCAGAGTGGCGTCAGCGGCCAGACGGAGGATATCTCCGCCGGAGGTGTGCTGTTTTACATGGACGCCGCCATGGACATAGGGTCGAGCATCGAATTTACTATTTCGATGCCAGCCAGCGTACTGGGCACAGCAACAGATGTCATAGTGAAATGCACGGGACGTGTGGTACGCTGCTCCAAACAAGGCGATAGGACGGCTGTGGCAGCAGTAATCGATGAATACCACTTCGATCGTGCCCAGTAA
- a CDS encoding DNA-binding response regulator, translated as MSSSGASKPSPKSAPANPGDPNIASNGAESVPVEAQLGTSIRVILADTQAIYRVGTKKIFALEDDIRVVAQAENLGQVLAAAAKFPADVLLFEAAISPNSPEAISEVLKRASNLKVIVLSPENDEDTTVEYFRRGVRGLLPRSIAPEMLVKCVRKVAGGETWIDNQSVNWVIEAYRAQAAQLTSPRPKTKLSDKELLIISCVTQGMRNKEIASEIGTTEQVVKNYLRKVYDKLGVSDRLELALYCIHHRLLQGSGRGQIPDESAAIAAANNVAAITE; from the coding sequence ATGAGCAGCAGCGGCGCCTCTAAACCATCACCGAAATCTGCGCCAGCGAATCCGGGAGATCCCAACATAGCTTCGAATGGAGCTGAGTCAGTTCCCGTCGAAGCTCAACTCGGCACCTCGATTCGTGTGATTCTCGCGGACACGCAGGCCATCTACCGCGTTGGCACCAAAAAGATCTTTGCTCTGGAGGATGACATTCGCGTCGTCGCTCAGGCAGAAAATCTTGGCCAGGTGCTCGCTGCGGCCGCAAAGTTTCCCGCGGACGTTCTGCTGTTCGAAGCAGCCATCTCTCCGAACTCTCCAGAAGCGATTTCTGAAGTTTTGAAACGGGCTTCCAATCTGAAAGTGATTGTGCTTTCGCCGGAGAACGATGAAGACACCACGGTGGAATATTTCCGGCGCGGTGTTCGTGGACTTCTGCCGAGAAGCATTGCCCCGGAAATGCTCGTCAAGTGTGTGCGCAAGGTGGCTGGGGGGGAAACCTGGATCGACAATCAGAGCGTCAATTGGGTAATTGAAGCCTACCGCGCGCAAGCCGCGCAGCTTACCTCTCCGCGTCCCAAAACGAAGCTCTCTGATAAAGAGCTGCTCATCATCTCCTGCGTCACGCAAGGCATGCGAAACAAGGAAATCGCCAGCGAGATTGGTACGACTGAGCAGGTGGTTAAGAATTATCTGCGAAAGGTGTATGACAAGCTTGGCGTCTCTGACCGCCTTGAGCTGGCGCTGTATTGCATCCACCATCGCTTATTGCAAGGCAGCGGACGGGGGCAGATTCCCGACGAATCGGCGGCGATTGCTGCCGCGAACAACGTAGCTGCGATTACCGAGTAG
- a CDS encoding DUF1223 domain-containing protein, which yields MRRILASVFLLCWACLMFVPALGAQSSSGTVAQASDSPPAGILVELFTSEGCSSCPPADELLRTLDERRNVLKTEIVVLGEHVDYWDGTGWRDRFSSREYTDRQAEYARRLGSREPYTPQMVVDGKQELLGNNGHLLQAALEKAATQSKASVLIREADVDGSELKVKLEVGALPPGHKRGELFVAVADNSDETPVKGGENSGRELRHVAVLRSLQKVAKVGQEGLQKDFEIRLPRDLAKDNLRVVAFVQEPGNGGVIGATVRILNEIATR from the coding sequence ATGCGACGGATCCTCGCATCAGTGTTCTTGTTGTGTTGGGCGTGTCTGATGTTTGTCCCCGCACTCGGAGCGCAATCAAGCTCAGGCACCGTTGCTCAAGCATCCGACTCACCGCCTGCCGGAATCCTCGTTGAGCTCTTCACATCTGAAGGATGCTCGAGTTGTCCCCCTGCCGACGAACTCCTCCGCACACTTGACGAACGTCGCAATGTTTTGAAAACCGAGATCGTCGTTCTCGGGGAGCACGTGGACTATTGGGACGGTACTGGATGGCGCGATCGTTTCTCATCCCGGGAATATACCGATCGCCAGGCAGAGTACGCTCGCCGTCTTGGTAGTCGGGAACCCTACACCCCCCAAATGGTCGTTGACGGGAAGCAGGAATTACTTGGCAATAACGGTCATTTGTTGCAAGCCGCTCTCGAAAAAGCAGCAACACAATCCAAAGCTTCTGTGCTGATTCGAGAGGCTGACGTCGACGGCAGCGAGCTTAAAGTGAAGCTTGAAGTAGGAGCCCTCCCGCCTGGCCACAAGCGCGGCGAGTTGTTCGTCGCAGTTGCAGATAATTCCGACGAAACTCCAGTAAAAGGAGGCGAAAACTCTGGCCGCGAGCTTCGACATGTAGCGGTTCTTCGGAGCCTGCAAAAGGTTGCGAAGGTCGGTCAGGAGGGCTTGCAGAAGGACTTTGAGATCCGTTTACCCAGGGACTTGGCGAAAGACAATTTGCGCGTGGTTGCATTCGTCCAGGAGCCGGGAAACGGAGGAGTAATTGGCGCTACAGTGAGGATACTGAACGAGATCGCTACTCGGTAA
- a CDS encoding ATPase, which translates to MTAFGPLTILCIASYEKGHEFLREAKRQGAIVLLLTSESLMKTASWPSESIDEIFYMADVNKKWNPQHTILAVSHLARNRKIDRIVPLDDFDLETAAALREHMRIPGMGETTTRYFRDKLAMRSRAKFAKLPVPDFVRLLNDGEIHEFTRGVQSPWMLKPRSQAGAIGLKKIASEHELWKSLEALGDERSFYLLERYLPGQVYHVDTIVFHEKLLFCNVSRYGAPPMDVTHQGGVFTTRTLASDDSRTKELCELNWRVLQAFGLVRGVSHSEFIVARDGTTYFLETAARVGGANIAELIEAATGVNLWREWAKVELAGEEGSYAAPPTKRDAAGLLISLAKEEWPSTEEFKDPEIVWRMRKAWHVGMIVRSSHHERVEELLRQYSDRVQERYMAFQPPPDRPIH; encoded by the coding sequence ATGACTGCATTCGGTCCACTCACAATCCTTTGCATTGCCAGTTACGAAAAAGGACACGAGTTTCTCCGGGAAGCCAAGCGGCAGGGAGCGATCGTGTTGTTGCTCACATCCGAAAGTTTGATGAAGACCGCAAGTTGGCCATCAGAGAGCATCGACGAGATTTTCTACATGGCGGATGTGAACAAGAAGTGGAACCCGCAGCACACGATCCTAGCAGTGAGCCATTTGGCGCGGAATCGGAAGATCGATCGCATCGTGCCTCTGGATGATTTTGATTTAGAGACTGCGGCGGCTCTGCGCGAGCATATGCGTATTCCCGGAATGGGCGAGACCACCACACGCTATTTTCGAGACAAATTGGCAATGCGATCGCGAGCGAAGTTTGCGAAACTGCCGGTTCCGGATTTCGTGCGCCTGCTTAACGACGGTGAAATACACGAATTTACCCGCGGGGTGCAGTCTCCGTGGATGCTGAAGCCGCGATCCCAGGCGGGTGCCATCGGTCTAAAGAAGATTGCGAGCGAGCATGAGCTTTGGAAATCGCTGGAAGCCTTAGGTGACGAGCGCTCTTTCTATCTTCTCGAACGATATCTTCCGGGACAGGTCTATCATGTCGACACCATCGTCTTTCACGAAAAGCTACTCTTCTGCAATGTAAGCAGGTACGGCGCGCCTCCGATGGATGTCACTCACCAGGGAGGAGTGTTTACAACGCGAACTTTGGCTTCGGACGATTCAAGAACGAAAGAACTCTGCGAGCTGAATTGGAGGGTGCTGCAGGCGTTTGGGTTGGTGCGGGGCGTCTCACATAGTGAATTCATCGTGGCTCGGGACGGAACCACGTACTTCCTTGAAACAGCGGCTCGCGTAGGCGGAGCGAACATTGCCGAGCTGATTGAGGCAGCGACCGGCGTGAACTTATGGCGAGAGTGGGCCAAGGTAGAGCTTGCAGGAGAAGAAGGAAGCTATGCTGCTCCGCCGACGAAGCGAGACGCCGCAGGACTGCTAATCTCGTTAGCCAAGGAAGAATGGCCGAGTACCGAAGAGTTCAAAGATCCCGAAATTGTGTGGCGCATGCGAAAGGCCTGGCACGTGGGTATGATCGTCCGCTCTTCTCACCATGAGCGGGTCGAGGAATTGCTGCGGCAGTACTCCGATCGAGTGCAAGAGAGGTACATGGCGTTTCAGCCGCCTCCAGACCGTCCGATTCATTAA